ATAAAAGATTTGCATATGATAAGATTTAAACCATGCCATTTGCatcaataaaatcttaaatatacCAATAAgcaaaagctttattttaattttgttatgcaTACTTCGACGACCTCGATAATGTTATTGATTGATTTGGTATCACAAATTAATTTGGCACCAACTCAAGATATATAATGATATACAATTGTAGTgcatttactattttaaatttgatgcaTATCGtgttttcacaatttaatattgtacatattttatgtgttattgttaattagtttcaaacaaTACATTTCCATTATTtgtcttatattatttttaaacacacttCTATGATCGTAGTTTCCATACGCATAAGCTTGTgatagaaattttaatgaattttaaatatataactaggtgattttttaattatttatctatttatgagTGCAATTATATATTTCGTAATTATTAATATAGTTGTAACTTATGGTattctaataaaaaaacatCCATATATAGCAGACAATTATGAGATATTGGCCATCTCATTGTTGCAATTGATGGTCACTTAGCCACCAAAAACTAAAGCAATCATTCTTTAAATAGTATTGGAGGTGTGCATGTGCTTCTTCATGTGGATTCTCCTTTGCTTctttccaaatatatataaataattgtagaaattttgatgtgttttagTGGGGAAAATGGTTTAACAATCCAAATATGTCTGGGTTAGTTGTCCCACCatcaaattatttgataataataataataatgtgtATGATATTTTATTCTATTCCATTAAATGGGCACGGCGATTATTGGATTAGTATATGTTTGttcataaatataaatcataaaaaaggcatgaagaatattaaaaagaaaggaGTTTGAAGTATGATTCACTACTTAGAGTTGTCTTTGAGGGTTTTACAGCTAAATGATAAGGACAATTCCACTTTCATAACCAGTATTTACGTGTTCATTGTTATACCCAATTGTTAAGTATATCTATGTGGTGTCGACTCATCGCTAAACTGTTGATGGCTAGACCTTTCAttgacataatttttaaatctaaatctcTATTCAAtgatcataaaatatttatataaccGTATTTTAATTGTGGAGGTTGATGTTGCTACATACATGTGTCTTGCCCTATTTTGGACTCATGTTTTAGCTATTTTTGTAACCCATGTGCCAAATGAATATTGATTCATCTTTCCAAAATTGTATATGGGACCAAAATGCACTTCGGGCCATACTAAAGGACTTGTACACCTTTTCCCAAAATCTTAAACTATAGGAAAgttattattcttttaagtTTCATCGTGCAAACCAAATAAAGTATTAATGAATTCAAAAGTGGATCTAAAtgtaaaattgaagaaaaataaaatctaaatattattaggtaaagaaatataaaggTGGAAACAATTAtcatattaaattgaataatcaattatagtaaaaaattaaaaacaagttttGATCATATCTGTTTTAAGAGGAGGATAATACGCTCCAACACTTAAACTCACATTCTCCAACATCGATAATAATGCTCATAcaaattgagttaaaatttaatcaatttcaaactaattttttaagatgaataaaaataacaaaataaaaaaaacattgagacaaaaatcctttttattattattatataatagaaTTGTCGTTTACAATAATAAATTCAACAGTGCAAACAACACCCATCTACGATATAGGATGAACACTGAAACacctttttcttcctttccaCAAAGTCAAAAGctaagttataatatttttattttaagctgTTGCAATGGGAGCAGTAGCTTCCATCGCTTTCATGGCTTCAAACCTTGGTTCCTTGGCCTGGAATTTCAGTCCTGCATACAGTTTCATGTACTCTTCAAACACAAATTTGGGGTAAACCTGTTTGTTCTTTTCCTCAGCTTCTTTCTCCACCAACGCCGGCGCCGGATAGATGACAGCGTCGCTGCCGGGGTTGTAGAATGAAGCTAAAGACATCCGAGTTCCATCGGTTTGGGCTATGACTCGGTGCTCCACACTCTTGTACTTGCCATTGGTGATCACCTGCATAGTTTAACAATTCAGGGTTTTAAGTACTTGTTTTAGATTTGGTGATATTGAGTCCATTGATAATGATCTGTACCTCGAGCTGATCACCGAGGTTGATGACGATGGAGTGGCGGAGCGGTGGAACATCGACCCACTCGCCGTCTTTAAGAAGCTGAAGGCCGCCGACGACGGGGTCTTGGAACAGCAAGATGATGCCACCTGCATCAGTATGGGCTCTGAGTCCCTTGATTTTGTCTGGGGTCGGACATGGTGGATAGTTGCTAACTTTGGTGCCAAAGGTTGGACCTTTTGCCCCATAAAACGCCTTTTTCAAATACCCTTTCTCTAATCCAATATTCTCACAAAACAAATCCAACAACTCCTCTGCTAGTTTCTCCAATTTCACTGCAAATTCCTTCATCACTTTCCTGCATTATCATATCCATTGGTAAGTTTGAAAactttcaatttggtccctgatctattatataaattataaacaatacCTATATTCATCGCTGAGATCTGGGATTTCAGCCATGTTTGATTCAGGGAGATGGCACAAGTGAAATGTACTTTCCCAATCCATATCCGTAACTTCAGCCTCAAGTCCTTCAAGAGCCTTGCTTGCTACCAGTTCTTTAAACCTTTGTTCCATACATTTCTTGTAATGTTCTTTCGTTAACCTCTCAACAGAGTCCATAAAATCATGTGGAATCCCATGGTTCATCACCTAAACACACGCACACACATCAGTACaatatttacaagaaaaatgcaGAGTAAACTAAAAACAGAGTAtgaagtttttttctttttcttttggtacCTCAAAAAATCCCCAGTTTTCACAGGCATCCTTGATTTGCTCCATGATTCTTGATCTCTCATCACCATTAAGCTTCTCTAAGTTGATCACTGGGAAAGTAGCCATTTCTCTTACAAACCCTTTTTTGGGGGGGGACCTAAAAGATGTTGTCTCAAAGTCTCCACTCGTTTTACTTTGGGtgtttatggaaaaaaaaaagcttggaCTTGTTGAATGAAATGTGGAAGAATGGTTGAGGGGTGTTATTTATAGAAGTTTCTAGCTAGGTTCAAAGAGGTATACAATTTCAAGTGAAGGTGTGAAAAAGTAATAGTAAACTGGACCCATTAACGTTAGGCTTCATCTATTGCTAAAGTCGCTTTGCCTTGTTCAACTAGCTCACCTCCCTATTCAATATGattacattatataaatatgGTTAAAATGAATGTcgataataatgataaaatgatCGCAAAgtattaagaaaaagaaaaataaggatatataaattttatgtgaaaatcgttttgaaaaaattatggGTAGAGAtgaagaaatttactaatattaAACAACGAATGATACAATAAAATTTcgattacatctatttaaggattaaaaatCCTTTCTATTTAAAGTCAAATAATAGAAGTATAGTTCGAAAATTTTGTCTTTATATATCgaaattcttttattacttttaagtaaaacagtaatacaaatatgttaaatttgtgtataAGGTGTCGTCTTTTTTAGTGGGATTGAACCCAATTTTAGATGACTCATTTGAAatgtccttttcttttctttggttaATGATAATTTTGACCAAAGACCAAAAAGAAGGTTGGCTTTCTTTTATAGTAGCTGAAGGAAGTTGCTAAGCTCTTTCACGCTATTCCAATTTGGGACCATAGGGCCCTCGAATAAACACAAACCTTAGAGGTCCCTCCAAtttggtaaaagaaaaataaaactcatGTTTAATTCTTCACTTATGacataattagtaaataaatccTCTAATTATTGTCGGGTTTGTGTTAAAACTTGTTATatgattataataaaaataactcgACCTGGGGTCCGacctttattatataataagatTCTACAGACATCTGAAGAGGGGGATTGGCTTCTTCTTCTCTATTGCTGAACTAGAATCTCCTCCATCACCAGATTCGTTGATCCAATGtatcaacaaaatttttgtataattggtgacttaaaaaagaaattttcaatttaaataatgaagAAACGATGAATCATGTTATCGAGGTTTTGATTATGGCAACAAAAGTTGAGACGTTGAGATTAAGGGCGAAGCTAGAATTTTTGTTCagaatatcaaaataaaattataaaatttggaatGCGAATGTTGAAAAAACCTTTGGTTAAAGTATTAACTTTTCATAAGGGCCAAAAAATGCAATTATTCCATTTAATGAAAAGCTAAaaagacttaaatttaatattttaatttatgatcCGACCTAAAAGGTAATTCTTCCAATTAACCAAGGGGGCTAAGGGTTTGCATACCGCTCTGCATACTATCCTAATTGAGATCTTGAATGTCTAGATTTAagttatatttgtaaaaattatgtatgaacatttttaaaactataactAAAACTATCTATAGCCACTCCTTAACCGATAAAAAGGAGGATAATGTGTTTtaacgcactcgaacccacatcctctTATATTAACAAGAATATCCATATCAATGAAGTTAAGATTAAATCGATGATTTTATTAAGAAGTATTTGACTTATTATTGAGgctaattagtttatttttaattaagatataagCACATGAAAGATATTATTTAGTGAAATAAATGATATTAGCATAGTTTTGCCGCCGcgttaatgaaaaataaaataaagttgaaaatttgtaaatcaaaattattttattcttaaaaatagtagtgactatttatattaatttttggagtgaataaaattccaaaaatgtTGGATCCTTGATGGGAAAATTTAGACATGTTTTACACGTGGTGTAAAATTAACCACTAATTTTGGAGATTTTCAGATAAATCCCCATGTGTTTTCCATTGTACCAAATCGGTAAGCAAAACACTTGCAAATTGTATGCCAAATTCGTTGAAAGGCTTTCTATATTCTGGCACATGAAGTCAGTGCATCATGTGATTTTCCGACCAACATTTTCATTTAACTGTTATTTAATTATACtgatttttaatagtaaataaataaaattcataaaaaataaaatgaaaatgtcaattattttacctaattttgattaaaatttttcgCCCGCCTCctctatttcaaaaaaaaaaaaacccgatttatacataaaattaatttaattttaacttttgacGTGGGAAAGGGTAAACTCGTGGTACTATCATCAAACCGCGTGAGGACCTGCAAGAGCTGGATGATTGGGACTTTGATGTGAGTTAATTTAACATGGTTGTCGTAATcaaatttttggaataattatttcataaaattgaaaaattaattagtttatgggtatgataaataatttgttagaaataaaaaataagtttagaccCAATGGTTTTACGTTCGAGGAGTTTTACATCaggaaattattttatttaataatcgTATAGGTTGCCTATTAGTTTAAGTCCAATCTACTATTACATAAAGAAGTAATATTGACCTCAATTGTCACAAATCGCTCACTTAAATACTTCAtagtataattaataaattctcCAAAGAATACCTAAAAGAATGTCACAAAATAACCACACACAACAAAACAAGACA
The Gossypium raimondii isolate GPD5lz chromosome 8, ASM2569854v1, whole genome shotgun sequence DNA segment above includes these coding regions:
- the LOC105790536 gene encoding 1-aminocyclopropane-1-carboxylate oxidase 3 — encoded protein: MATFPVINLEKLNGDERSRIMEQIKDACENWGFFEVMNHGIPHDFMDSVERLTKEHYKKCMEQRFKELVASKALEGLEAEVTDMDWESTFHLCHLPESNMAEIPDLSDEYRKVMKEFAVKLEKLAEELLDLFCENIGLEKGYLKKAFYGAKGPTFGTKVSNYPPCPTPDKIKGLRAHTDAGGIILLFQDPVVGGLQLLKDGEWVDVPPLRHSIVINLGDQLEVITNGKYKSVEHRVIAQTDGTRMSLASFYNPGSDAVIYPAPALVEKEAEEKNKQVYPKFVFEEYMKLYAGLKFQAKEPRFEAMKAMEATAPIATA